A stretch of Vigna angularis cultivar LongXiaoDou No.4 chromosome 4, ASM1680809v1, whole genome shotgun sequence DNA encodes these proteins:
- the LOC108330755 gene encoding protein DELETION OF SUV3 SUPPRESSOR 1(I): MATEPKAATDDVKIDLFEDDDEFEEFEIDEEWDDKEEGKEVSQQWEDDWDDDDVSDDFSLQLRRELESNTDKN, encoded by the exons ATGGCAACAGAACCAAAAGCTGCCACCGACGATGTCAAGATCGATCTCTTCGAAGACGATGATGAATTCGAAGAGTTTGAAATCGACGAAG AGTGGGATGACAAGGAGGAAGGGAAAGAAGTGTCTCAACAGTGGGAGGATGATTGGGATGACGATGATGTTAGTGATGATTTTTCTCTTCAGTTAAGAAGGGAGTTGGAGAGTAATACTGATAAGAATTAA
- the LOC108331130 gene encoding RING-H2 finger protein ATL47, which translates to MEIVISLIILFVGIAILVVIHVCIVGRVFRGNNTGEEDTQQGQNMSGMKRMLGEDNISDLKNLPCFVYEEAAAVSAERRECSSPVDCAVCLESFKVGDLCRLLPNCNHTFHLHCIDSWILHTPICPICRTCVLSVTEQQSYASENVEIVTS; encoded by the coding sequence ATGGAGATTGTGATTTCTTTGATCATATTGTTTGTGGGTATAGCGATTTTGGTGGTTATCCATGTCTGCATAGTGGGGAGAGTCTTCAGAGGAAACAATACTGGTGAAGAAGATACTCAACAGGGGCAGAACATGAGTGGAATGAAAAGAATGTTGGGTGAAGACAACATTAGCGACCTCAAAAACCTTCCTTGCTTTGTGTACGAGGAGGCAGCAGCAGTATCAGCAGAGAGAAGAGAGTGCAGCAGTCCTGTCGATTGTGCTGTTTGCTTGGAGAGTTTCAAGGTTGGTGATTTGTGCAGGTTGTTGCCCAATTGCAATCACACCTTCCATCTGCACTGTATAGACTCATGGATTCTCCACACACCCATCTGTCCCATTTGCAGAACATGTGTTCTTTCAGTAACAGAACAGCAAAGTTATGCTTCTGAGAATGTAGAAATTGTAACATCATAG
- the LOC108331099 gene encoding transcription factor bHLH168 translates to MKKRLAASTIDDSTKLDRKTIERNRRIHMKSLCHQLGSLIPPNLKPPKSKLMLGQQDQLDLAARYIKQMRERIEKLKRQKEQAMLNQSSERKMFVDTKLPIPELRDLGSGIEVMLVSGLNKTFMLYEVISVLEEEGAEVVTASFSTVGDKLFYVVHAQVKISRVGVETTRVKDRLQEFIAPLEIWPEDV, encoded by the exons atgaagaagagattAGCAGCAAGCACCATCGATGATTCCACTAAACTTGATCGCAAAACCATCGAAAGAAACCGCAGAATCCACATGAAATCCCTCTGCCATCAGCTTGGTTCTCTTATTCCTCCCAACCTCAAACCACCCAAATCCAAG CTGATGCTAGGGCAGCAGGACCAACTGGATCTCGCAGCAAGGTACATAAAACAAATGAGAGAGAGAATAGAGAAATTGAAGAGGCAGAAGGAGCAAGCGATGTTGAACCAAAGCAGTGAAAGAAAAATGTTCGTTGACACCAAGTTGCCAATACCCGAGCTAAGAGACTTGGGTTCCGGCATCGAAGTGATGCTGGTGAGTGGATTGAACAAGACATTCATGTTGTACGAAGTAATCAGCGTTCTTGAGGAAGAAGGTGCTGAAGTTGTCACTGCAAGCTTCTCAACTGTCGGCGACAAGTTATTTTACGTTGTTCACGCTCAG GTTAAAATATCAAGAGTTGGAGTGGAGACGACAAGGGTAAAGGATAGACTTCAAGAATTTATTGCCCCATTAGAAATTTGGCCGGAAGACGTGTGA